One part of the Anaerolineales bacterium genome encodes these proteins:
- a CDS encoding LysM peptidoglycan-binding domain-containing protein, producing the protein MATDKPRSTPTKICPSCGTRVSENAPRCLVCGHQFVAGSTPITKKAAKADAPIGGRTSLPELRLSLPIAIGLLVLLLLVGSGVAYAALSQTGRLLAPEVEGTATATPTVTATETPETPTATSTPEPTYTPLAYTVQQNDTCGGIGFAFNVSAASIILQNSLDANCSLFIGQALLIPQPTFTATPQATATLGEMEATIAACDVQSYVVQAGESLSLIAVTYGVPMEAIMSWNNLTSDGTFEGQRLAIPLCMRTFVGVSTVTPTVAPPYPAPELLLPVDGDAFTSSSDTIALQWASVGALRNNEYYQVTIVDVTSGRNLHITDEVKDTTFSVPTSFRPTDGRPHIFRWYVVTVAQIGVDADGLPVYIQGGPASLVRTFTWNGSGAPAQSTPTP; encoded by the coding sequence ATGGCAACCGACAAACCTCGCTCCACCCCCACCAAAATTTGCCCCAGCTGTGGCACCCGCGTCAGTGAGAATGCGCCCCGCTGCCTGGTGTGCGGTCACCAGTTCGTGGCTGGTAGCACGCCTATTACTAAAAAGGCCGCCAAGGCAGACGCACCCATCGGCGGCCGCACCAGCCTGCCTGAGCTGCGCCTCAGCCTGCCGATCGCCATCGGCTTGCTGGTGCTCCTGCTCCTGGTCGGCAGTGGCGTAGCCTACGCCGCCCTCTCACAGACCGGGCGCCTCTTGGCGCCTGAAGTCGAGGGCACCGCCACCGCTACGCCTACCGTCACGGCTACCGAAACGCCGGAGACGCCCACTGCCACCTCCACCCCTGAGCCTACCTACACTCCCCTGGCTTATACAGTGCAGCAGAACGATACTTGCGGTGGCATTGGCTTTGCCTTCAACGTCAGCGCTGCCTCGATCATTTTACAAAACTCGCTGGATGCGAATTGCAGCCTGTTCATCGGCCAGGCGCTGCTCATCCCCCAGCCTACCTTCACCGCCACGCCGCAAGCCACCGCCACCCTGGGCGAGATGGAAGCCACCATTGCCGCCTGCGATGTGCAGAGCTATGTGGTGCAGGCTGGCGAATCGCTCAGCCTGATCGCGGTCACCTACGGCGTGCCGATGGAAGCCATCATGAGCTGGAACAACCTGACCTCAGACGGCACCTTTGAAGGCCAGCGCCTTGCCATCCCGCTGTGCATGCGTACTTTTGTGGGCGTCTCCACGGTGACCCCCACCGTAGCCCCGCCTTATCCGGCCCCTGAGCTGCTGCTCCCGGTGGACGGCGACGCCTTCACCTCCAGCAGCGACACCATTGCGCTGCAGTGGGCTTCCGTGGGCGCGCTGCGCAACAACGAGTACTATCAGGTCACCATTGTGGATGTGACCAGCGGCCGCAACCTGCATATCACTGACGAAGTGAAAGACACCACTTTCTCGGTACCCACCTCCTTCCGCCCCACCGATGGCCGCCCGCATATCTTCCGCTGGTACGTGGTCACCGTGGCGCAGATCGGCGTGGATGCAGACGGCCTGCCCGTCTACATCCAAGGTGGCCCGGCAAGCCTGGTGCGCACCTTCACCTGGAACGGCAGCGGTGCTCCGGCCCAGTCAACGCCTACTCCGTAG
- the hemW gene encoding radical SAM family heme chaperone HemW — MQPTSLYLHIPFCRHRCGYCDFNTYAGLDNLIPAYTDALIAEAYWLAREAGERLPVHTIFLGGGTPSLLPLEAMQRLLQALQDAYDVAADAEISLEANPGTLSPEYLAGLRAAGFNRISLGVQSASPHELLVLEREHDFVDVVNSVKWARQAGFDNLNLDWIFGLPGQSLASWQRNLELATSLAPEHLSLYALSIEHGTPFRELDARGLLALPDGDAAAEMYELADRMLADAGFVQYEISNWAKLGGDGQPRVCRHNLQYWRNLPYAGLGAGAHGFLAGHRTANVLAPAAYIKRMREAAAQPPALEYPRTPVTASAERVDARREMGETMMMGLRLVREGVSQAGFAERFGSTLEQTYGRSISVLQRRGLLETASGALRLTHQGRLLGNQVFMEFV; from the coding sequence ATGCAGCCCACCAGCTTGTATTTGCACATTCCCTTTTGCCGCCACCGGTGTGGCTATTGTGATTTCAATACCTATGCAGGCCTGGATAACCTCATCCCGGCGTACACGGATGCGCTGATCGCTGAGGCGTATTGGCTGGCCAGGGAGGCGGGCGAGCGGCTGCCGGTGCACACGATCTTTCTGGGCGGCGGCACGCCTTCGCTGCTGCCGCTGGAAGCGATGCAGCGCCTGTTACAGGCGCTGCAAGACGCCTATGATGTCGCCGCGGATGCCGAGATCTCGCTGGAAGCTAACCCCGGCACGCTCAGCCCGGAGTACCTGGCTGGCCTGCGGGCAGCGGGCTTCAACCGCATCAGCCTGGGCGTGCAGTCGGCCAGCCCGCACGAGCTGTTGGTACTGGAGCGCGAGCACGACTTTGTGGATGTGGTCAATTCGGTCAAGTGGGCGCGGCAAGCCGGTTTCGACAACCTGAACCTGGACTGGATCTTTGGCCTGCCCGGGCAGAGCCTGGCCAGCTGGCAGCGCAACCTGGAGCTGGCGACCAGCCTGGCGCCTGAGCACCTCTCGCTGTATGCGTTGAGCATTGAGCACGGCACGCCGTTCAGGGAACTGGATGCACGCGGCCTGCTGGCCCTGCCGGATGGGGATGCAGCCGCTGAGATGTATGAGCTGGCTGACCGCATGCTCGCGGACGCCGGTTTCGTGCAGTACGAGATCTCCAACTGGGCAAAATTGGGCGGCGATGGGCAGCCGCGGGTTTGCCGCCATAACTTGCAATACTGGCGCAATTTGCCTTACGCAGGGTTGGGGGCAGGGGCGCATGGCTTTTTGGCCGGCCACCGCACGGCCAATGTGCTGGCCCCGGCGGCTTACATCAAGCGCATGCGCGAAGCCGCGGCGCAGCCGCCGGCCTTGGAGTACCCGCGCACGCCGGTGACGGCCAGCGCCGAACGCGTGGACGCCCGGCGAGAGATGGGCGAGACGATGATGATGGGCCTGCGCCTGGTGCGCGAGGGCGTATCGCAGGCGGGCTTTGCCGAACGCTTTGGCAGCACGCTGGAGCAGACGTATGGGCGCAGCATTTCTGTGCTGCAGCGGCGCGGTCTGCTGGAAACCGCGTCGGGCGCACTGCGTCTGACGCACCAAGGCCGCCTGCTAGGCAACCAGGTTTTTATGGAGTTTGTCTGA
- a CDS encoding DUF87 domain-containing protein has translation MAKKATKKTSTKKAATKKTAPSKTKAADVLNTKGKFYLGKVHDLKKNQTTDEAVLYDPADLTTHGVVFGMTGSGKTGLCIGILEEAALQGIPALMIDPKGDITNLLLHFPNLQPADFEPWINPDEAKRAGQDVQTAAAATAQLWSKGLADWGIGPERIQALTDSAEFAVYTPGSDAGYPVSILASLQAPQEDWNEHREAIRERIASTATAILGLVGFDDVDPVKSREHILLANLFEQAWAAGRDLSLGDLIRQVQNPPLSKLGVLDLDQFFPAKDRGALALRLNNILAAPSFQTWLEGTPLEIEKLLFTKDGKPRHSIFLLSHLSDAERMFFITLLYSAVETWMRNQRGTGSLRALVYFDEIHGYLPPVKEPPSKAPMLRMLKQARAFGVGQLLATQNPVDVDYKALSNAGSWFIGKLQTDRDKERLLDGLEGAAPGAFKRSDYDKQISALDKRVFLLHNVHEKQPVIFYTRWAMNYLAGPLTRSQIPALNKLASGAAPAAKAGKPSSSSKEEPQMNSQTGALGHRPIVPSGVQELFMPAALGLEAAAQLSRRSLPADAKRIGLAYHPALLAQAQVRILQRKYNLDLETYKAALVTDVPARNLRWEDFEHDPVEERSLEGRPQDDEAVYADLSGTLADGAQLKIMERDFADWVYRASEVQVWANDELKLYAGPELTREEFAALCAQEAQSKSNQEVDKAKQKFETQIKNLQKKLEKERRDLGQDEQKANQRNIEAMGTHLENVIGLFAGRSRRLTTSLTKHRMSSEAKARVEDSKATITSLEKEMEAMGDEVQQALEAIDARWDAVADKISQIPIAAARKDIYVSTFGVVWLPYHRVSVGGREVEIPAYE, from the coding sequence ATGGCAAAGAAAGCAACCAAGAAAACGTCTACTAAAAAAGCGGCAACCAAAAAGACTGCGCCCAGCAAGACCAAGGCTGCAGATGTGCTGAATACCAAGGGCAAGTTCTACCTTGGTAAAGTCCACGATCTAAAGAAGAACCAAACCACCGACGAAGCGGTGCTTTACGACCCGGCTGACCTGACCACGCACGGTGTGGTCTTCGGCATGACCGGCTCTGGCAAGACCGGCTTGTGCATCGGTATTCTGGAAGAGGCTGCGCTGCAGGGCATCCCAGCGTTGATGATCGACCCCAAAGGTGACATCACCAACCTACTGCTGCACTTCCCCAATCTGCAGCCGGCGGATTTTGAGCCCTGGATCAACCCTGACGAAGCCAAGCGGGCCGGGCAGGACGTGCAAACGGCCGCGGCGGCTACCGCCCAGCTGTGGAGCAAAGGCCTGGCTGACTGGGGCATTGGGCCGGAGCGCATTCAGGCCCTGACGGACTCGGCTGAGTTTGCGGTGTACACGCCGGGCTCAGATGCTGGTTACCCGGTCAGCATCCTGGCTTCGCTGCAGGCACCGCAAGAGGACTGGAACGAGCACCGCGAAGCCATCCGCGAGCGGATCGCTTCGACTGCCACGGCCATCCTGGGCCTGGTGGGCTTTGATGATGTAGACCCGGTGAAATCCCGCGAGCATATCCTGCTGGCGAATTTGTTCGAGCAAGCCTGGGCGGCCGGGCGCGATCTGAGCCTGGGCGACCTGATCCGCCAGGTGCAGAACCCTCCCCTCAGCAAGCTGGGCGTGCTGGATCTGGACCAGTTCTTCCCGGCCAAAGACCGCGGTGCGCTGGCGCTGCGCTTGAACAATATTCTGGCCGCGCCCAGCTTCCAGACCTGGCTGGAGGGCACGCCGCTGGAGATCGAGAAGCTGCTGTTCACCAAGGACGGCAAGCCGCGCCACAGCATCTTCCTGCTCTCGCATCTTTCGGATGCGGAGCGTATGTTCTTCATTACGCTGCTGTACTCGGCAGTGGAAACCTGGATGCGCAACCAGCGCGGCACCGGCTCGCTGCGCGCTCTGGTGTACTTCGACGAGATCCACGGCTATCTGCCGCCGGTGAAAGAGCCGCCCAGCAAGGCGCCGATGCTGCGCATGCTGAAGCAGGCGCGCGCCTTTGGCGTGGGGCAGTTGCTGGCCACGCAAAATCCGGTGGATGTCGACTACAAGGCGCTCTCCAACGCAGGCTCGTGGTTCATTGGCAAGCTGCAAACCGACCGCGACAAGGAGCGCCTGCTGGATGGGTTGGAGGGCGCAGCCCCCGGCGCGTTCAAGCGCTCTGACTACGACAAGCAGATCTCCGCGCTGGATAAGCGCGTGTTCCTGCTCCACAATGTGCATGAGAAGCAGCCCGTCATCTTCTATACTCGATGGGCCATGAACTATTTGGCTGGCCCGCTGACGCGCAGCCAGATCCCTGCGCTCAACAAGCTGGCCTCAGGCGCCGCTCCGGCGGCCAAGGCTGGCAAGCCGTCATCATCTTCAAAAGAGGAGCCGCAAATGAATTCACAAACTGGCGCCCTGGGCCACCGGCCTATCGTCCCCTCTGGTGTGCAAGAGCTGTTCATGCCCGCCGCGCTGGGCCTGGAGGCGGCGGCGCAGCTCAGCCGCCGCAGCCTGCCGGCGGATGCCAAGCGCATCGGCCTGGCGTACCACCCAGCCCTTCTGGCGCAGGCGCAAGTGCGCATTCTGCAGCGCAAGTACAACCTCGACCTGGAAACCTACAAAGCCGCCCTGGTGACGGATGTGCCGGCGCGCAACCTGCGCTGGGAAGATTTTGAGCATGACCCGGTGGAGGAGCGCAGCCTAGAGGGCCGCCCGCAGGACGATGAAGCTGTATATGCTGACCTGAGCGGGACTCTCGCCGACGGTGCGCAGCTCAAGATCATGGAGCGCGATTTCGCCGACTGGGTGTACCGGGCCAGCGAAGTGCAGGTGTGGGCCAATGACGAGCTGAAGTTATATGCCGGGCCGGAATTGACCCGCGAGGAATTTGCGGCGTTGTGCGCGCAGGAAGCGCAGAGCAAGAGCAACCAGGAAGTTGACAAGGCCAAGCAAAAGTTCGAGACCCAGATCAAGAACCTGCAGAAGAAGCTGGAAAAAGAGCGCCGCGACCTGGGCCAGGATGAGCAGAAGGCCAACCAGCGAAATATAGAGGCGATGGGCACGCATCTGGAGAATGTCATTGGCCTGTTTGCCGGCAGAAGCCGGCGCCTGACCACCTCGCTGACCAAGCATCGCATGTCCAGCGAGGCGAAGGCCCGCGTGGAAGACAGCAAGGCCACCATCACCAGCCTGGAGAAGGAGATGGAAGCGATGGGGGATGAAGTGCAGCAGGCGCTGGAAGCAATTGATGCGCGTTGGGATGCGGTAGCTGACAAGATCAGCCAGATCCCGATCGCGGCGGCGCGCAAAGATATCTATGTCAGCACCTTTGGCGTGGTGTGGCTGCCGTATCACCGCGTCAGCGTGGGCGGGCGTGAGGTCGAGATCCCTGCCTACGAGTAG
- a CDS encoding DUF1328 domain-containing protein — protein MLTWALTFLVIAIIAGLLGFRGVEVTAANIAQLIFTIFVVLLIISLLFGRVLFEVSYVPMLA, from the coding sequence ATGTTAACTTGGGCACTCACTTTTCTTGTCATCGCCATCATTGCCGGTTTGTTGGGCTTCCGTGGCGTTGAAGTGACGGCGGCCAACATTGCGCAGTTGATCTTCACCATCTTTGTGGTGTTGCTGATCATCTCGCTGCTGTTCGGCCGTGTGCTGTTTGAGGTTTCGTACGTGCCAATGTTGGCGTAA
- a CDS encoding ferritin-like domain-containing protein — translation MTMTLDSHEKLFIHELKDLYNAENQLIEALPKVINAVNKQEVKDALSSHLAETKEHAKRIEGIFKTLDWEAGGVKCVGMEGLVKEGDEIMKEKELPKDLLTEVLVTGGQKIEHYEIVAYKSAIKAAEELGHTQTASILAQSLREEQAALEKLQQLA, via the coding sequence ATGACAATGACCTTGGATTCGCACGAGAAGTTGTTCATTCATGAACTGAAGGATCTCTACAATGCAGAGAACCAGTTGATCGAAGCGCTTCCCAAAGTGATCAACGCCGTCAACAAGCAGGAAGTCAAAGATGCCCTCTCTTCCCACCTTGCAGAAACGAAAGAGCACGCCAAGCGAATTGAAGGCATCTTCAAAACGCTCGACTGGGAAGCCGGCGGCGTGAAGTGTGTGGGCATGGAAGGCCTCGTCAAAGAAGGCGACGAGATCATGAAAGAGAAGGAGTTACCCAAGGATCTCCTTACCGAGGTTTTGGTCACCGGTGGGCAGAAGATCGAGCATTACGAGATCGTTGCCTACAAGTCGGCCATCAAAGCCGCTGAGGAACTGGGGCACACCCAGACCGCTTCGATCCTGGCGCAATCCCTGCGTGAGGAACAAGCTGCTCTTGAAAAGCTCCAGCAGCTCGCCTAG
- a CDS encoding polyprenyl synthetase family protein, whose product MSLASYQDELLPAIEDALQTAVQPARLTNSQSPQELQAMLRYHMGWEGEGAGPKASGKRVRPTLVLLSAAAAGADWRAALPAAAAVEILHNFSLIHDDIQDNSEQRRGRPTVWAKWGMPQAINAGDTLFALAHMALEGLSETTSDQAYIQAARLLPRTSLQLTQGQYLDLAYESMPNITTEDYWPMIWGKTGALIAACVRMGALVGGAEGTALKAYMVFGEKLGLAFQVHDDLLGIWGNPDAMGKSAHTDLLSGKKSLPVLYALQKDGEFAHGWRAGVTSQNVDALAEQLEAEGAREYTQQQAEKLTQEAIDALHAAKPQAEPGAALAELAEELGRREI is encoded by the coding sequence ATGTCGCTTGCCTCATACCAAGACGAACTGCTCCCTGCCATCGAAGACGCGCTGCAGACCGCCGTGCAGCCCGCACGCCTCACCAACTCACAATCCCCGCAGGAATTACAGGCCATGCTGCGCTATCACATGGGCTGGGAAGGCGAAGGCGCCGGCCCCAAGGCCAGCGGCAAGCGCGTCCGCCCCACCCTGGTACTGCTCAGCGCCGCCGCCGCCGGCGCTGATTGGCGTGCGGCCCTGCCGGCCGCGGCCGCGGTCGAGATCTTGCATAACTTCTCGCTGATCCATGACGACATTCAGGACAACAGCGAGCAACGCCGCGGTCGCCCCACCGTGTGGGCCAAATGGGGCATGCCCCAGGCTATTAACGCCGGCGATACCCTCTTCGCCCTGGCCCACATGGCCCTCGAAGGGCTGTCGGAAACCACCTCTGACCAGGCCTACATCCAGGCCGCCCGCTTGCTCCCACGCACCAGCCTGCAGCTCACCCAGGGCCAGTATCTCGATCTGGCCTATGAGTCCATGCCCAACATAACCACCGAAGATTATTGGCCCATGATCTGGGGCAAGACCGGCGCATTGATCGCCGCCTGCGTGCGCATGGGCGCCCTGGTGGGCGGCGCCGAGGGCACCGCGCTCAAAGCCTACATGGTCTTTGGCGAGAAGCTGGGCCTGGCCTTCCAAGTGCATGATGATCTGCTCGGCATCTGGGGCAATCCGGATGCGATGGGCAAATCTGCCCATACCGACCTGCTCAGCGGCAAGAAATCGCTGCCGGTGTTATATGCGCTCCAAAAAGACGGCGAGTTTGCCCACGGCTGGCGCGCCGGTGTCACCTCGCAGAATGTTGACGCCCTGGCCGAGCAACTGGAAGCCGAAGGCGCTCGCGAATACACCCAGCAGCAGGCCGAGAAGCTGACGCAGGAAGCCATTGACGCCCTGCACGCCGCCAAGCCACAGGCCGAGCCGGGTGCGGCGCTGGCCGAGCTGGCTGAAGAGCTGGGCCGCCGCGAGATATAG
- the fni gene encoding type 2 isopentenyl-diphosphate Delta-isomerase — MAKVTGTGARKADHIRINLEEDVRSGLTTGFEKYSFLHNALPELNLDEVDLSVQVFGKQLKSPILISSMTGGTDEAGKINQALAEAAQETGIALGLGSQRAAIEDPTLETTFRVRNVAPDILLFANVGAVQLNYGYGLNHLQRAVDMAEADALMLHLNAVQEAVQPEGDTNFAGLLKKIEIMCKQLPVPVVVKEVGWGISGELAKQLARAGVQAIDVAGAGGTSWSQVEMHRAKNPSQARLAAAFVDWGIPTSESIMQVRQAVKTMRIFASGGLRSGVDIAKGIALGAELGGMAGPFLKAAVKSSKAVVETINEVSRELQVAMFAAGAGSISSLQAVPLIYRGE; from the coding sequence ATGGCGAAAGTTACGGGTACCGGCGCCCGAAAAGCCGACCACATTCGCATCAATCTTGAAGAAGATGTACGCTCTGGCCTCACCACCGGGTTTGAAAAGTATTCCTTCCTTCATAACGCCCTGCCTGAGCTGAATCTGGATGAAGTAGACCTGTCTGTGCAGGTCTTCGGCAAGCAGCTCAAGTCCCCCATCCTCATCTCATCCATGACCGGCGGCACCGACGAGGCTGGCAAGATCAACCAGGCCCTGGCCGAAGCCGCTCAGGAAACGGGCATCGCCCTCGGCTTGGGCAGCCAGCGCGCCGCCATTGAGGACCCCACCCTCGAGACCACCTTCCGCGTGCGCAACGTGGCGCCAGACATTCTGCTCTTCGCCAACGTCGGCGCCGTGCAGCTCAACTATGGCTACGGCCTGAACCACCTACAGCGCGCTGTGGATATGGCCGAGGCCGACGCGCTGATGCTGCACCTTAACGCCGTGCAAGAGGCCGTGCAGCCGGAGGGTGATACCAACTTCGCCGGTCTGCTCAAGAAGATCGAGATCATGTGCAAGCAGCTGCCCGTGCCGGTTGTGGTCAAAGAGGTCGGCTGGGGCATCTCCGGCGAGTTAGCCAAGCAGCTGGCCCGCGCCGGCGTGCAGGCCATTGACGTGGCTGGCGCCGGGGGCACCTCGTGGAGCCAGGTTGAAATGCACCGCGCCAAGAATCCCAGCCAGGCCCGCTTGGCCGCCGCTTTTGTGGATTGGGGTATCCCCACATCCGAAAGCATCATGCAAGTTCGTCAGGCCGTGAAGACCATGCGCATCTTCGCCTCCGGTGGGCTGCGCAGCGGCGTGGACATTGCCAAGGGCATCGCCCTCGGCGCCGAGCTGGGCGGCATGGCCGGCCCCTTCCTCAAAGCGGCGGTCAAGTCCAGCAAAGCGGTAGTCGAGACCATCAACGAAGTCAGCCGTGAGCTGCAGGTGGCCATGTTCGCCGCCGGAGCCGGCAGCATCAGCAGCCTGCAAGCCGTGCCGCTCATCTACCGCGGCGAGTAA
- the acpP gene encoding acyl carrier protein: MSDTFEQVKATVVELLGVDAAKVTREARFREDLEADSLDIVELIMALEDKLSIEISDEDAQSITTVGGAVDYIEGKK, translated from the coding sequence ATGTCGGATACATTTGAACAAGTGAAGGCTACTGTCGTCGAGCTGCTCGGCGTAGACGCTGCCAAGGTCACCCGTGAGGCTCGTTTCCGTGAGGATCTCGAAGCTGACTCTCTGGACATCGTGGAGCTCATCATGGCTCTCGAGGACAAGTTGAGCATCGAGATCTCTGATGAAGACGCGCAGAGCATTACCACTGTGGGTGGCGCGGTTGACTACATCGAAGGTAAGAAGTAG
- the sucD gene encoding succinate--CoA ligase subunit alpha: MGILADKNTRVVVQGITGNEGLFHSQRMLEYGTQVVGGVRPGKGGEWVLDGKVPVFDSVKVAVDATGADCSMIIVPLAAAADAMLEAADAGVRLIVCLTEGIPLQDMMRVRAYLDSKGVLLIGPNCPGLLTPGQTKIGFIPGDNAIPGNIGVVSRSGTLTYEVLYALKQVGMGSSTTVGIGGDPVKGLNFIDILQMFEEDPLTDKVVMIGEIGGSDEEKAAEYISKHMTKPVVGFIAGRAAPPGKRMGHAGAIVEGSAGGAEEKIAALTKAGVRVADYPEQIPDMLK, encoded by the coding sequence ATGGGAATTCTGGCTGATAAAAATACCCGCGTGGTCGTCCAAGGCATCACGGGCAACGAGGGTCTGTTCCACTCCCAGCGCATGCTGGAATACGGTACCCAGGTCGTGGGCGGTGTGCGCCCCGGCAAAGGTGGCGAATGGGTGCTTGACGGCAAAGTGCCGGTGTTCGACTCGGTCAAGGTCGCCGTTGACGCTACCGGCGCTGATTGCAGCATGATCATCGTCCCGTTGGCTGCCGCCGCAGACGCCATGCTGGAGGCCGCTGACGCTGGCGTACGCCTCATCGTGTGTCTCACCGAGGGCATCCCCCTGCAGGACATGATGCGCGTGCGCGCCTATCTTGACTCCAAGGGCGTGCTGCTCATCGGCCCTAACTGCCCGGGCCTGCTTACCCCCGGCCAGACCAAGATCGGCTTCATCCCCGGCGACAACGCCATCCCCGGCAACATCGGCGTGGTCTCCCGCTCCGGCACGCTGACCTACGAGGTGCTGTACGCCCTCAAGCAGGTTGGCATGGGCTCCAGCACCACGGTGGGCATTGGCGGCGACCCGGTCAAGGGCCTCAACTTTATCGACATCCTGCAGATGTTCGAGGAAGACCCGCTGACCGACAAGGTCGTGATGATCGGCGAGATCGGCGGGAGTGACGAAGAGAAGGCCGCAGAGTACATCAGCAAGCATATGACCAAGCCGGTGGTCGGCTTCATTGCGGGCCGTGCCGCTCCTCCGGGCAAGCGCATGGGTCACGCTGGCGCCATTGTTGAAGGCAGCGCCGGCGGCGCCGAGGAGAAGATCGCCGCGCTCACCAAGGCTGGCGTGCGCGTAGCCGATTACCCTGAGCAGATCCCAGACATGCTCAAATAA
- the sucC gene encoding ADP-forming succinate--CoA ligase subunit beta: MKLHEFDSKKIFAQYRVPVPKGKIAKTPKEAGEIAKKLGGAVVVKAQVLVGGRGKAGGVKVVKTAKQAQDAAKQILGMDIKGLPVRKVLIDPAIGIASEIYLGITNDRAARQPVMIASAAGGVDIEEVAATNPEKIIRVHVNPLLGLQDYNIRDLAVGIELDRNHWAAFHTICKGLWEAYKNSDATLAEINPLVITKDNELLAIDGKMLIDDNAIFRQPKLAKLRDMDEETPAETQARKSGLTYIQLDGEIGCMVNGAGLAMATMDIIKLFGGEPANFLDIGGGANAEKVAAALRIILQDKNVKAVLFNIFGGITRGDEVAKGILAALKTIKTDVPMVVRLAGTNAAEGRALLADANMITAETLAEAAQKAVEAAKR; the protein is encoded by the coding sequence ATGAAGCTGCACGAGTTCGACTCCAAGAAGATCTTTGCCCAATATCGCGTGCCTGTGCCCAAGGGCAAAATTGCCAAAACACCCAAAGAGGCTGGCGAAATTGCCAAGAAGCTGGGCGGCGCAGTCGTCGTCAAAGCCCAGGTTTTGGTGGGCGGCCGCGGCAAAGCCGGCGGTGTGAAAGTGGTCAAGACCGCCAAGCAGGCCCAGGACGCCGCCAAGCAGATCCTCGGCATGGACATCAAGGGCCTGCCGGTGCGTAAAGTTCTGATCGACCCCGCCATCGGCATCGCCAGCGAGATCTACCTCGGCATCACCAATGACCGCGCTGCCCGCCAGCCGGTGATGATCGCCTCGGCCGCCGGCGGCGTAGACATTGAAGAAGTGGCCGCCACCAACCCTGAAAAGATCATCCGCGTCCACGTTAACCCGCTGCTGGGTCTGCAGGACTACAACATCCGCGACCTGGCCGTAGGCATTGAGCTGGACCGCAACCATTGGGCCGCGTTCCACACCATCTGCAAGGGCTTGTGGGAAGCCTACAAGAATTCTGACGCCACCCTGGCCGAGATCAACCCGCTCGTTATCACCAAGGACAACGAATTACTGGCAATCGACGGCAAGATGCTGATCGACGACAACGCCATATTCCGCCAACCCAAGCTGGCCAAGCTGCGTGACATGGACGAGGAAACCCCCGCCGAAACGCAGGCGCGCAAGAGCGGCCTGACCTACATCCAGCTGGATGGCGAGATCGGCTGCATGGTCAACGGCGCTGGTCTGGCCATGGCGACGATGGACATCATCAAGCTCTTCGGCGGCGAGCCGGCCAACTTCCTGGACATTGGCGGTGGCGCCAATGCTGAGAAAGTGGCGGCCGCCCTGCGCATCATCCTGCAGGACAAGAACGTGAAGGCCGTGCTATTCAATATCTTCGGCGGCATCACCCGCGGCGATGAGGTGGCCAAAGGCATCCTCGCTGCGCTCAAGACGATCAAGACCGACGTGCCGATGGTTGTGCGCCTTGCTGGCACCAACGCCGCCGAAGGCCGCGCCCTGCTGGCCGATGCCAACATGATCACGGCCGAAACCCTGGCCGAAGCCGCCCAAAAAGCTGTTGAGGCGGCCAAGCGCTAA